The following proteins are co-located in the Micromonospora viridifaciens genome:
- a CDS encoding TetR/AcrR family transcriptional regulator: MTTQPTGLRALKKRQTRENISNQATRLFLERGFDNVTIADVAAAAQVAKMTVTNYFPRKEDLALDMQDVFVQQLANTVRERQPGESALTALRRAYLASVAAHDPVIGFSGPQFARMITDSAALVARLREFHDDREKALAAALAEETGAPDDDIAPRVAATQLAGIHRLLFEETMRRTLAGHDNDDIAQAVTRYASVAFEALAPSLASYAIRPM, encoded by the coding sequence ATGACCACCCAGCCCACCGGACTCAGAGCCTTGAAGAAGCGCCAGACCAGGGAAAACATCTCCAACCAGGCCACCCGACTGTTCCTCGAACGCGGCTTCGACAACGTGACCATCGCCGACGTGGCCGCCGCCGCCCAGGTCGCCAAGATGACCGTCACCAACTACTTCCCCCGCAAGGAAGACCTGGCCCTGGACATGCAGGACGTCTTCGTGCAGCAGCTGGCCAACACCGTCCGCGAACGCCAACCAGGCGAGTCGGCGCTGACCGCGCTGCGCCGCGCCTACCTCGCGTCCGTGGCCGCGCACGACCCGGTCATCGGCTTCTCCGGCCCCCAGTTCGCCCGCATGATCACAGACAGCGCGGCGCTGGTTGCCCGCCTCCGCGAGTTCCACGACGACCGGGAGAAGGCCCTCGCCGCCGCCCTGGCCGAGGAGACCGGCGCCCCAGACGACGACATCGCTCCCCGCGTCGCCGCCACCCAACTAGCCGGCATCCACCGCCTGCTTTTCGAGGAAACCATGCGCCGCACCCTCGCCGGACACGACAACGACGACATCGCACAAGCCGTCACCCGGTACGCC